The window ACCTGGAAATATCAACAagagaaagaaaccaaaactaCACACACCGCTACACCCACTGCTACACTGCCCCAAAACACAACCAGGACCAATGGGGCccaaaccaacacacacaccaacccCTCTGAACACACTGATGATGAGCATTAGTTTGAGCGGCGCATATGTGGgtgtgattgacagcagtaaGATCCTCCTCTTACTTCTGATTGGTAGTTTCTGACCTAGCGATGTATTTGTGTAAATGATAGCTGGATCATTTTCAGATGATCTGCTGCCACCTGGTTGCAGTTTCagcaaatatggaaaaaacgGTTTTATGACGGTTcggtactgcagctttaaggcaGAACTAAACAATCAGGCGATCATAGATGGAGCAGCTGGAAATCCCAACCTGCACCTGAATGCACCGCCCTCCCCAGCCggctctctctctcctccctccgCTCTTTATTCTCCCTGGTACCGACCTGACCCAGACCAGACCGATCCCAGCTGTGGACCGGACCAGATGCTGGCCGGTattcctgctgctcctgctgattATGATGATGGGAGTCCTGATCTTCTGCTGTGTCTCCCAGGTAAGACCAGCTGCTTCAGTGTGACCGTTCCTTACTGGGTTAACTGGAAACGATGGTCAGACAGAGAGGAAACATCACAGTTTACTTTAGTTTCATTCAGGAaaacctccagaacctccagaaccttcaGCCTGAGCTTTCAGgcttccagctgcagcagcctgACAGGACGGACTGAGGGCACACAGCTCGCCACAGACCGGTTCTGGACCAAAAACTCTCCTCATGTCTTTGCATCTGCAGGTCAGCTGGGGGGCGTGTCCAcatgttgccatggagacagcATACAGGTGTGCTCCTTTCTTCCTGTtgcctcctcctccccctcctcctcctcctccccccagAGAGCCAAAAGGTAAGCGGTTCCTCTCTGGATTcacctgtttggttctgatccggttctgactGGTACTGGTACCGGGTCTATAGATCAGGAAACCATCCGGACACCATCAGAGCctgtgtgacctttgacctcagcgGTATTTCTAGTCCAGGTGTGGGAGCTCCTGATTGctgaaggcttttattttgataatctGACAAAATCCCTCCAACTGATTGCTTAATCCTGAttcttcctcctcatcttcctcttcctcgtctCTGTGCTGCAGTTCGAGCTCCGGACGCTCCTGATGCTCCGGACGCTCGCCTTGAATTCCCGGGGCTCATCTTCATCGTGGCCTCGTTGTCATCGCTGGTGCTCCTGACGACGCTGAGCCGCCGCGGCGCCTGCAGGTGGGATTCAGCAGATCAATAGAAACTGGTTTGGatctggttctgacccacaATATAGGAGCTAATGATATCTGAAACTACATGTTAATAAGCgtttataaatgaatattttctgaGTCTGGTGTCAAAATGACTGCAGACTCACCAGGGCGCCGCGCTAACGCTGACTGATGCTGCGCCGCTTCTATTAGTTTAACAGTTCACTGCTGACAtcatcagaaccagaggaaTCGGACCGCCAGCCAGGTTTCAGTGGACGGAGGAATTAGAAACGTTTCCAGTTTGGAGGAGAAACGTTCAGAAATCATTTCTCCATCTAaagagcaataaaatgtttcccagcTCAAGCTGACCCGGGAGCGCCAGCCTCAGCCAGCCATGCTGCCGGCGGCGCCGATGCTTCGGCTCAGCGGTCCGGTTCAGCCCAAAGCTTCACGTTTATTATCTGATCAAAAATAAATCGCCTTTCACTGAATTCTGacccaaaaatgaaaatgtggatctgttAAAGTTCTGAAAGCTGCTGTctacttcagaaccagaaccagagagaacGGGCCGAACCAGGGAGGAAGCAACCTGCAGGAACCGACATCGGCCTGGCTCTAACCGGACCGTCTCCACGGTAATCAGAGGACCAACCGGGATCATGGACACAGAGCTGTACATgttcaaccagaaccagaaccggatctACATGCGGCCAGGAGCCTTAATGACcttaaaatcatatttatataaactGAACAATGATTTGaccagaaaattaaatattaatgaactaaaactgtttttgaggttctgtttggttctgatccagcagcagcacgGGTCAGGAAGCGAAgcagtttgtctctgtgtgtgtgccaAGCTTTTATGTGcttgtggggacattttcttggtccCCATGATGGGAAATGTTGTTTCTGGGTCAGGGGTCGGGTTTGGGGCTGAGGTGTTCAGTGATTTCTGGTTAgactgtagaaatgaatggaagttgATGGAAAGTTCCCACAAAGATAGGAAAACacggctgtgtgtgtgtgacggtGAGGTTTCGTCTCTCACTCGTTTATTTACCTCAGGCCTCATTTCCTGGACCgggtgatgaagatgatgaggaGGACTTCCTGTGTCCATGGGAGCCCGTGATgttaaacaggaagtgattaACTTAGTAAATCCAGCAgatggaagaaaacaaacagaatcctGGGAGTGGACAGAATGTCATCCGATGGAAAAATAACACCAAATCACAGaacgcttttattttgaaaagacgGCAGGTGAGTTTTGCAAGGAAAAATTAACTGCTGATGACGACATGACAAACATTACAATACATTAAGCATCGTGAACACACTAAATGCTggtttttcagaataaaagcctgACTGGTTTCACGACACATTAATTCCAGATCAAAGGTTAATAATAATTCAGTTGTTTCACGCGAAGCGGAAGAGGAAGGTCAGGTCCGCGGGACTTGCTGGGCCCGCTCCCGGTACTCCGGCAGGTGGTAGAGGATCCAGGCTGCTGGGGCCAACATGGCCGCCGCGAACACAGACATGACGAAGAAACTTTGCTGTCAggaagagaacagaaaaaatgtcaacCAGACGgaaccaaacatgtttttagaatctccagaaccagaacagaaccaccAAGGTCAGGAACATTCTAAAGCGCTATACCAACACAGTATTGACTGGAGGCTaatgctaaaatgctaaaaaccAATATGGTTTtgagtggaagctaatgctaaagcactataCCATAGATGTCAAACTTCAtttaactgaaagtttacaaaacagccaaataaTTCGGCACTTAGCTAAACTTATTCAGTTAAGTGCACTACACATTTTCAGAGTTAGCAAAAAACGCTAAAGCACTGAGCAAACAACTAGCTCCACTATTAGGGAATTGCGGGTTTGTACAGAGGCGTATTGCTGTCATGAAACGTGATAAAGTTCATGCATCCAGAAGGTGGCGGTAGTGGGCTTTTAGTGCATGTTTACCTTCATGCCTGATCTAAAACATGGAGAGATACTGATGCTGCTGGATGTTAGGTATAAAATCATTAATAGCATGAAATCattcattgtgtgtgtgtgtaacaagTTAATATTACTTTACGTTAAACTTCATATTCCACCAAATTACTCATAATATGTAAATTAGTTATTTCTTCTCATTACCTGTTTGATGTGAGCAGTTAGCTTTTCCTATTGCCCTTGAACGCACCTCATGCAGTAGCCACCTAGCTTGATGCATGCTGAGGTGAAATGCTGCGCTGGGCTAGCAGGAGGGAGGTGTTTGGACCGGACTGTACAGACTGCTCACTGCTGTTtctcagacaaataaaaaatggtcGACCCAGATCTGGTTCCTGTTCTGTTTGATACACCGATAGAAACAGAACGCAGAGTGAAAGCTTGGGCCGGTCACATGCGCTCTGGGCCGGATCCTCTAGCTGTGGCGGCTGACCGAGCAGCTGGAGAACCATCAGTTTCACCACCTTAGACATATTTAACATGGATCAAAAATCAACCCGAGACGCTGCTGCTGGCCTTCTGactaaaacagaacaaatcatGAGGATAGACTTTAGATCCTGCTGGTAGATTAGAAATCACTGAAcggattaaagatctgctgctgctggatcaacctgctggttctggttccagttcaTCCAttaccaaacatggagaaacagcattcagcttctatacaccacaaatctggaacaaacttccagaaaactgaaaatcagcTGAAACCCCAAGCTCCTCTAAATCTAGTAGAAGTTAGTTTAGCTGGTAGAGGGAACCCAGCTGTTGGCCTGATCCATTCATAATTATTCCATCATGTGAAGCTCGCTGAAGCgacctgctgctgaaatgttctgtatTAATAAACCGGACCGGACCGACTCTGAGACAGATCACTGTCACACCTGGATCTGGaagaaatgttctggttctggtttctcttcATGGTTCTGGGTTAAATAAATCAGTCTGAACAGAAAGCAGACCGACTGATCGGAGGTCTGGATCAGCCTTCAGATCAGCCATCaattattgatcagttttaGCAGCTCCAGTCAGTTTCTGAGTTATTAGTTATTGACCAGTCAGTCGATCGGTTAGATAGTTAGTAGTTActcacagcagctccgacccgGTGTCGAGGAGGTTTGCTGTAGATTGTCCTCTTCGTCTCCTTCAGGACTTTTGCACGAGTCAAACTTGAAGATTTGTCCAGCATCCTCAAGACAGAGCATAGCATCGTCATGACGACCCTCACCTGATCACACCTGGTGCTCTGATTGGCCACTGCCGAGCCGTTTGGTCGGTGTGAGCAGCTGGACGGTTGGAGTCAGACTGAGGGctggaggcagaggaggaggaagaggaggaggaggatccAGCCGGGAGCAGATTGGCCGGCCGGCGGGTCCCGGGTCGGTTCTGGTCGGTGATAACAAGAAccagagcagcagctctgattGGATCTCCTGCAGAACAAAGAACCCTGATGAGGCGGAGAGCTGCAGGTGTTTGATGTTGGAGCAGAGCCGCAGGTGGAGCGCTGCTCTTCGTCACAGACGGACAGATGACAGGAAGTCACCGTCTGACCACCAcgccagcagctgcaggacggCCGGTTCTGTTCAGACTCCGGATCCAGAACTCGGTTCTCTCAGCACCGTCAGGAACAATCCAATGTTTTGTGACTATTGTTTGGACTTCAGTTAAACCTTTAGATCTGGACCTGGACCCACTGATCAGCTCCAGAACCAGGCAGGAGGATCCTCCAAGTTTGGGTTCCTTCCTGAACCCGGCCCGGTTTCTGCAGCTGACCGGGTCCCTGAACAATGAGCTCAACATCACGCTTTATTGCTCAGCGTAACTTTTATTCTTACAagtaagaaaacagaaagatgaAACTAAGAGACACTCAGCTTAAAAACATCCCAAAGaacaaattcagaaaatataaaactgaagaaGAAGTTGAGTTTTTCCCAGGAACGATCAGGAGAAGAACGGTCCAGAGTCCGCTCGACGTCTTTTACGACTCTGTTGCTCGAAGAACTGACGGATGTCATCAGAGGTCACGACCTGCCGCAAGAAAGCTGTGTTAGCACGAGTCAGCGGAATAAGAGGCAGAAACACTGAGACCCAAGTTAAAGACCCCCCACATTACAACCCAGACCCGCCCCAAAGGTACAATCCTGCATCATCAGTTATAGCCCCGCCCCTTGTGTTTATAGCCCCGCCCCTCTTCATTAGGAACAGTAAATCTCACCTTTCCTTCAGCCGCAAACGTCTGCAGGAAGTCCTTCAGTTCAGTTTTCATGTCGTTATAGCCTGAAACATGGAAACCATCAGCTTTGTGGGAACTATAGTTCTGAGTCTGTAGTTTAACTGGTGGTACCGGTTGTGTATTTTAGGTACCGTGGATGATCTCGAGCTGTTGGACCCGGTTCAGGTTGTCCAGCGCGGACATCAGCGGGTCGTGTCCCTGCTGTCTCTGCTCGTTGCTCTTTCCTTTGTTCTCGTAGGCGAGGACGGTGTCCGCTTCGTCCAGCAGGAAGGACAGTCCGGCACCAGCCAGCTGCACCTGGGTCAGAGCGTCACAGGAGGGTTAGCGCCTGGTGTCGGGTCAGGTCAACCTTCAAGGCGCAGCTGATGAACACCTGGCAGGTGGAGCAGGAGCAGAGCCTGGAGCGCCACCCTGAGGGCCAGAACACGGCTCCCGATTGGTCCGTCTTCTGACCCGCTTCCTGAAGCGCCTTCAGTCTGCAGCTTGGCTCCGCCTCCTGCCGGCTGCGTTTACAGCTGGGCTCAACGACCTCGTCGCCCTGGAAACATTTGATTAGTCATCAAGGTTGCTATGGAAACCTACTCAGACCAGGTGAGTCAGGCGTctcaccttctcctcctttttAGGGACACCGGCCTCTGACTGCTCTCCTTTCTCCTCCTTGGTCTGCAGCGCTGGACCCTGCACTAACAGCACAACGTCCCACACAGGTGAAACGGCACGAACAACACCCACCTGCAGCTAGAAAGCCCCGCCTCTTACCTGCTAGGTGAGCAGCGTAGGCCCAGAGAAAAACATGTTGGTTCATGCAGGACTCACAGATCATCTCCTGCATCTCCACACAGTCAGGAACCGCACAGCCCAGGTGCTGCAAGGAGACAggtgaggagaggagaggagaagtgAGGAGAGGAGACGAGAGGAGACAGGAGGATAGGACACCTGGCTCCACCTGCTCAGACTCACCCTGCCATGCAGCCAGTCCTCACAGACCACACACTGGATCATCTCATCCTGCACCTGGACACAAGCAGCCAATCACAGTGAGACATGGAGTCATAGCTCAGCTGGTGAACAGGTGAGCTCCAGGTGGTCTCACCTGGTCGTCAGGGTCGGGGTACGGCCGGCGGCAGGTGCAGTAGAGGCCGAAGAAGTTATGGCTGTATTTATTCAGACTGTTGGTGTCGTCCTTctcctgacacacacacataaaaatacatatataagtCAAAGATATGAAATCTGCCATCCTTCCATCCAGGTGTTCTCAGGTGAACTCACAGGATGTAGTTTacactgcagctcagagaacttcctgtttccacagTCACAGCGGAAATTTCTGCAGAAACCACAGAAAAAGAGTTGAAACGGATCCCAATGATCTAACTGGTGTTTAGAAACTGACCTGAGTCACATGACAACAGCAGACCAATCGGTGAGAGGTACCTCTTGGTGTAGAGCTCAAAGAGGTCGTGACCTTCGTGGCAGGTGTAGGAGCAGGCCAGGCAGACGCCGGCGGACTCGCCGCCCTGCGGCGTGCAGGTGTTGCAGGCGTACAGCGCCTGCCGCTTCACGTAGCCCTGCAACAGACGCAGTGTCAGCCGGGCCGGGCCGGAACCGGATCCTCGAGGTGAGACTTACCTGAGGATAGGAACAGTGATCGGAATCACTTCCTGCCAGGACGGCCGAagcttcctcctccagctcctcatcctcctctagAACGTCCACCAGAGACACCGTCTGCTCCTCGCTCATCCTCACCTGCTTCCTGCAAGGCAAACCCGCGGGTCAGCCGGAAACCACGGCCCGATCCCACCATGAAACAATGTCCTGAAGGTTCTATAGGAAAAAAATGGCTGAAGCTGGAGTTTCAGTAAATGGATCAGGAGTTAcaagttttaataatttagacAAATTAGCATAAAGACGTGGAAGTCCGAAAATCTCCAACAAGTCTGGAAGTACTGGGCTGGGATCCAGGACCTGGAAAATTATCCAGGACCCGGAATATTATCTAGAAACTGAAATATTATCCAGAACCTGGAATATTATTCTAGAACCTGGAATATTATCTAGAACCTGGAATATAATTGAGAACCTGGAATATTATCCAGAACCTGGAATATTATTCTAGAACCTGGAATATTATCCAGAACCTGGAATATTATTCTAGAACCTGGAATATTATTCTAGAACCTGGAATATTATCTAGAACCTGGAATATAATTGAGAACCTGGAATATTATCCAGAACCTGGAATATTATTCTAGAACCTGGAATATTATCCAGAACCTGGAATATTATTCTAGAACCTTTAATATTATCCAGAACCTGGAATATTATCCAGGACCTGGAATATTATTGAGAACCTGGAACATCTAACTGGATTTTAAACGGTCAGCAGCCCCACGGTTACCATAGTAACCAGGTAAAATGGTAAGTTATTGACGAACAGAGGTTACCAAAGCAGGCCTGGGATTGAATAATCAGGTAGGCAGGTTACCATAGTAACCAGCAGACAGCCGATCAGGTAGATTCTGACCGGTTACCTCCAGGTCACATGTTATTGATACCCTTGTTATCGATCCCTGATCAGCTCCAGGTTGCTAATGCTAACGCTATTAACCCGGACCAGAGACGGAACTTACAGAACCGAGCCGGACCGGAAGCACACCCGAACGCTTCCCTGCGTGTGATCAGCTGATCGATGGGGATCAATGACTCCGATCGGAGCGAACCTTTGATGCTGAAGCACGAGCTCCTGCTAACGGACCACAACTTCCGGTTGACGTCCAGCAGCTCGTATTTGGCGGCTTCCggtgaggtcagaggtcgccAACATGGAGGCGGCGTTTGTACGCGCGGAGCTGCGGTTTTGGGACGGACAGAACCGAACCTTCAGCGTCCGAGCCGGTACCGGCCTGAGCGCCCTGAACACCGCGATCTCCGAGCTCAACCAGAGGGCGGCGCAGATGCTCACCGAACTCGTTGACAGCGAGAGAGCGCGCGCAGGCAGTGCACGAGGTGAGCTTCCGGTGGCCGTTTGAGCAACAGCTCCGCGCGCGAAGTAGAAGTAGCGGCGGGAGCGCGTGAAGAAGCGCGCTGTCGATGTAGAGAAGATGAAAAGCACGTGACCTAAACAAACAGTTGGAGAGAGTGAGCCGTCCAGTTTGACCCGGGCAACATGGCGGCACTATTAGCGTGTCATACTGGGTCAGACtgttaaaacatgttgaagCTGCTATGGCTTGGAAATAAACTCAGGAGCAGTATGTCGTTAAAACCAGAAACGTTCTCGTTATAATAAGATATCAAATCCGCTCCTCTGACCGATTCCGAGCTGCTAAGAGGCATAAATGGCTCCTACCGACACGTCACCATTTCTGTGTTGCTGTTCTACTGTTAACggcctttttttattaaacGGGAAAActgctcctgaatttatttcccAGCTCTGGCAGTAAAACGGCTATGATGTTGTTAAAGAGTGAGTTAGacattttatattaaagaaGTTAATAGAAATCCGGCCCTTTGTGGCCATGATGGGTTTTATCCTCATGTTGTTTCAGATCGATAACGATCACTGACTACTTTTTTATGATGAAtctttttgaaatttaaaaacgACATTTTTAAGCAATAACGTTTGGCTTTTATTAATCAcctaatgaaataaaaaatattttcatgtatCAAATGGAGCCCATATTCATTATCTAttgcaaatatgaaaatatggaGTACTCAGAATATGAAGTATGATTAATCTGTCGGCTCTGTTAGGAAACCAGCAGTGTCAgcattgaaaaattaaaactagCATTGGTGATTACAAGCTGGCATTtagtattgtttttattgttgtgttttatgattttgCCGTGATTGTACATATATAAAATCTATATATTGTATATTCTGACTATTATTAACTGACCTGTGCAGGGCCACTGATGGAAACTACCTTAAGTTAAATCTGGTGCAAAGTAtcttttcttaatgtttttctcattGTCCCTGTtcatacctgtcaagtctcccgtttttTACCCCCGTTCCCGTAAATACAGTATATCGTATTTTGCCCCCCCTAATCTAACAGTAGCACCGGACGGAGACATTTCCCGTATTCTTAAGTCCAAACCTTGACAggttaaataaactaaactacaaTAGCGCCCCCTGTGGTGGCAGCATGCTAGAGCAGTTCCGGTTGAGGGTAAAATTCAAACTCTGCTTCATCGCTACTCACATCGAGCTCCACTTTGTTCTGGAGGAAATAATTTATCCGTTTACTAATTATGGCCGACAGAGGAAAACAGCTTCAACTTTACTGTAACAACATCAGAGCTTCCACAAATTCAATCAAGAAATATGGAGAAGGTAAATATAGAGACATTTAGATCTCTAAAACTAAATGTCACCATGAACTGGTAACTCAGACAATCGTGCATTTTAGtaagtttgaattttttaattaactcaTCATTTTgggtgaatatatatattttttcctgatGGAAAAACGTGtctataaacatgttttcagacattttgtagaacaggaaaaaaacaggtttgaATTTGAATTCTTGAAAGTCATGTGACATCGCCACCAATCAcgagcaaccaatcagagcgccCCTCTGCAGCGCTGATAATtcactttgaataaaaaaatagaaaataaatctaatattCTAAACCTTTTTAAGGATTgctgtttcagctgctctctaCTAAATATTTCCAGCAGCAAACAGGGCAACCTCCTGGGGGCGCTGTTCTGATTCACCTGTTCTACCTGCCGCAGGTGATGAAGAGAGTGATGAGGAAGAGGACGGTTTGAACTCTGACCTTCAGCCTGAAGCTAAAAGATCCAAAACCAGCTGAACTCCTGCTgtgaaatgtcatgttttgttttattaatgtcaTATTAAAGTTGCCATGGTAACCAGTGCGTCACGtcattaaatacagaaaaaacaaacagaaattgcTGCTCTCTGATTTTTCAGCAGGGACTGACAGTCTGTGCTGAGGGCGGTGAAGATGCTATGTTTGTTTactggaacaggaagtgacatcacacGTCCATCTGTCTCTACATGTGAATGAGCAATCCGgctctgtgattggctggtttgGGCGCGCCACGGCGACTGCACAGCAGGAAGATGCAGACAGGAAGCACGCAGTAGCCGACGGCGCGGGGATCCGCCCTGGTGCAcgaaaacaggaagaggaagagctgCAGGTACGGCACCAGGAAGACGGAGGCCCACGCCCACACAGGAAGTGGCGGCAGGTGGGCGGAAACGGCAGGGGGCAGCACCAACGAGCCGTCGCTCTGCACGCGCTCCAGACTGACCACCTCAAACACCAAGTAGGCGGCCATGATGCTGAGCAGCAGGAAGAGAGCCACGCCCACCCAGCCCATCCTCTGGCGGAAGTTCATCATCCTCCATACTGCAGAGGAAGAAACGTCTAGGATCAATAACCTGAAATTAACTGATCAATACAGGAAATAAATCAGGTCCAAAACTCAATGCAACTAACTGAGCCACAACTCTTCTGCACCAAACTGAACTGTTCACCTTCAGACCGAACATCTGGAAGTGAACTGTTCGCTTTCAGACCGAACATCTGGAAGTGAACTGTTCGCTTTCAGACCGAACATCTACAAGTGAACTGTTCACTTTCAGACCGAACATTTTCAAGTGAACTGTTCGCTTTCAGACCGAACATCTGGAAGTGAACTGTGTTCGCCTTCAGACCGAACATCTGGAAGTGAACTGTGTTCGCCTTCAGACCGAACATCTGGAAGTGAACTGTTCGCTTTCAGACCGAACATCTGCCAGTGAACTGTTCGCTTTCAGACCGAACATTTTCAAGTGAACTATTCGCTTTCAGACCGAACATCTGGAACTGAACTGTTCGCCTTCAGACCGAACATCTGGAAGTGAACTGTTCGCCTTCAGACCGAACATCTGGAAGTGAACTGTTCGCCTTCAGACCGAACATCTGGAAGTGAACTGCTCGCCTTCAGACAGAACATCTGGAAGTGAACTGCTCGCCTTCAGACAGAACATCTGGAAGTGAACTGCTCGCCTTCAGACAGAACATCTGGAAGTGAACTGCTCGCTTTCAGACTGAACGTTTCGAGCCGTACTGAGTCAACTGTGGTAAAAAATGAACCGAGTCTGGCCCAGAGTTGTGTTTAACACTGGCTGCACCAGActtctttcagattttattcagttCAAGTGTATCCGAACAGTTCTTAGGACCGGATCCGGGTGTTGGAGCCGGTGCTGATTTCCGTCTCGGTTTGGACTCGGACTGAGCTCAGAGGTAAACACTGAAGGATTCTTCCTCCATGTTGCTCTTTCTTTACTACACCTGG is drawn from Xiphophorus hellerii strain 12219 chromosome 15, Xiphophorus_hellerii-4.1, whole genome shotgun sequence and contains these coding sequences:
- the tmem251 gene encoding lysosomal enzyme trafficking factor; its protein translation is MMNFRQRMGWVGVALFLLLSIMAAYLVFEVVSLERVQSDGSLVLPPAVSAHLPPLPVWAWASVFLVPYLQLFLFLFSCTRADPRAVGYCVLPVCIFLLCSRRGAPKPANHRAGLLIHM
- the ubr7 gene encoding putative E3 ubiquitin-protein ligase UBR7; this translates as MSEEQTVSLVDVLEEDEELEEEASAVLAGSDSDHCSYPQGYVKRQALYACNTCTPQGGESAGVCLACSYTCHEGHDLFELYTKRNFRCDCGNRKFSELQCKLHPEKDDTNSLNKYSHNFFGLYCTCRRPYPDPDDQVQDEMIQCVVCEDWLHGRHLGCAVPDCVEMQEMICESCMNQHVFLWAYAAHLAVQGPALQTKEEKGEQSEAGVPKKEEKGDEVVEPSCKRSRQEAEPSCRLKALQEAGQKTDQSGAVFWPSGWRSRLCSCSTCQVQLAGAGLSFLLDEADTVLAYENKGKSNEQRQQGHDPLMSALDNLNRVQQLEIIHGYNDMKTELKDFLQTFAAEGKVVTSDDIRQFFEQQSRKRRRADSGPFFS